The proteins below are encoded in one region of Meriones unguiculatus strain TT.TT164.6M chromosome 18, Bangor_MerUng_6.1, whole genome shotgun sequence:
- the Pa2g4 gene encoding proliferation-associated protein 2G4, which translates to MSGEDEQQEQTIAEDLVVTKYKMGGDIANRVLRSLVAASSSGVSVLSLCEKGDAMIMEETGKIFKKEKEMKKGIAFPTSISVNNCVCHFSPLKSDQDYILKEGDLVKIDLGVHVDGFIANVAHTFVIGVTQGTQVTGRKADVVKAAHLCAEAALRLVKPGNQNTQVTEAWNKVAHSFNCTPIEGMLSHQLKQHVIDGEKTIIQNPTDQQKKDHEKAEFEVHEVYAVDVLVSSGEGKAKDAGQRTTIYKRDPSKQYGLKMKTSRAFFSEVERRFDAMPFTLRAFEDEKKARMGVVECAKHELLQPFNVLYEKEGEFVAQFKFTVLLMPNGPMRITSGPFEPDLYKSEMEVQDAELKALLQSSASRKTQKKKKKKASKTAENATSGETLEENEAGD; encoded by the exons ATGTCGGGCGAAGACGAGCAGCAGGAGCAGACTATCGCCGAGGACCTGGTCGTGACCAAGTATAAGATGGGGGGCGACATCGCCAACC GGGTACTTCGATCTTTGGTGGCAGCTTCCAGCTCAGGTGTGTCGGTACTGAGCCTGTGTGAGAAAGGTGATGCCATGATTatggaagagacaggaaaaattttcaagaaagaaaaggaaatgaagaaag GTATTGCTTTTCCCACCAGCATTTCGGTAAATAACTGTGTGTGTCACTTCTCCCCTTTGAAGAGCGACCAGGACTATATACTCAAGGAAGGTGACTTGGTAAAAAT TGACCTGGGGGTCCATGTGGATGGCTTCATTGCCAATGTGGCTCACACTTTTGTAATTGGTGTCACTCAG GGGACCCAGGTGACCGGGCGGAAAGCAGATGTTGTTAAGGCCGCTCACCTCTGTGCCGAAGCTGCCTTACGACTAGTCAAGCCTGGGAACCAG AACACACAAGTGACAGAAGCCTGGAACAAAGTTGCTCACTCATTTAATTGCACACCAATAGAAG GTATGCTGTCACACCAGTTGAAGCAGCATGTGATTGATGGAGAGAAGACCATTATCCAGAATCCTACAGACCAGCAGAA GAAGGATCATGAAAAGGCAGAGTTTGAGGTACATGAAGTTTATGCTGTGGATGTCCTGGTCAGCTCAGGAGAAGGCAAG GCCAAAGATGCAGGACAGAGAACCACCATTTACAAACGAGACCCCTCTAAACAGTATGGCCTGAAAATGAAAACTTCACGTGCCTTTTTCAGCGAGGTGGAGAGGCGTTTTGATGCCATGCCCTTTACTTTAAG aGCATTTGAAGATGAGAAGAAGGCTCGAATGGGTGTGGTAGAGTGTGCCAAACATGAGTTACTACAACCATTTAATGTTCTCTATGAGAAGGAGG GTGAATTTGTTGCCCAGTTTAAATTTACAGTTCTCCTTATGCCCAATGGCCCCATGCGGATAACCAGTGGTCCGTTTGAGCCTGACCTCTACAAGTCTGAGATGGAAGTCCAGGATGCCGAGTTAAAG GCTCTTCTCCAAAGTTCTGCAAGTcgaaaaacccagaaaaaaaagaaaaagaag gCCTCCAAGACTGCAGAGAATGCCACCAGTGGAGAAACATTAGAAGAGAATGAAGCTGGGGACTGA